The Syngnathoides biaculeatus isolate LvHL_M chromosome 6, ASM1980259v1, whole genome shotgun sequence genome has a window encoding:
- the LOC133502469 gene encoding B-cadherin-like isoform X4 — MKREWVIPDINVPENDRGPFPKFLIKIKSSNEEKVAITYLVEGPGADRAPEGVFTVDRRSGVLYVTRPLDREKISRYVLIAHATVDDSKAEEPMELVINVLDQNDNAPECTGAPFYGNVSESADVGESFMRITAVDKDAPNTDNADVRYRLKTQTAHSPKDKMFSINPFNGLISTMSEGLDRETQPKYKLIMEAADMAGEGLRTTCTAIVSITDSNDHAPQFAFTSLSASTPENDVGREVLRLTVTDEDELGTPNANTKYAIIGGNHRGHFSVETGPSKMEGILTTAKALDFEREPVLKLLLVVTNEAPFSAPVSTSTCTVTVTILDQNEPPIFTPSLIHRIFSEGPPEGSPVADLRAEDPDTAKYQRVRYALHNDSARWLDIDKDKGAVRVRGNMDRESPHVQDDKYTVLVLAYDNETVPATGTGTLLVNLLDVNDHRPVIKQRKVRLCNREPAPALLDLEDRDGAGHAGPFTVELQGEHGINWTVGINSTSHVAKLSPRRVLSPGDYQVVMRVYDADMLSQDSSVHVEVCPCQGDVINCFVPREAPPEPSRLPSLATSALGTVLGLLLLLLLLLLLLRRRRGRSDTKVHVGQLKNVPRDNVFYYDDQGGGEDDRVRTLYWEYDLGQLHTGLDHHLEVFCADVRPSLRSQAGFRLSRRPTDDINKFIEDKVRAAVTDPTAPPYDSLLVFNYEGLGSEAASLSSIWSEDSGEEGDFDEWDLQGPCFRSPADVQDCDDLQTLPGKTEWV, encoded by the exons ATGAAACGGGAATGGGTCATCCCTGACATCAACGTCCCAGAGAATGACAGAGGTCCATTCCCCAAGTTCTTGATTAAG ATTAAATCGAGCAACGAGGAAAAGGTGGCCATCACCTACCTGGTGGAAGGCCCCGGGGCCGACCGGGCCCCCGAGGGCGTCTTCACCGTGGATCGGCGCTCTGGCGTTCTTTACGTGACCCGACCACTTGACAGGGAGAAAATAAGCAGATATGTT CTAATAGCACACGCTACGGTCGACGACTCCAAGGCCGAAGAACCAATGGAGCTGGTCATCAATGTGCTGGATCAGAACGACAACGCCCCAGAATGCACTGGCGCGCCTTTTTATGGAAACGTCAGCGAAAGCGCAGACGTTG GTGAGTCGTTCATGAGGATAACGGCAGTGGACAAGGATGCGCCCAATACAGACAACGCGGACGTTCGCTATCGACTGAAGACTCAGACGGCTCACAGCcccaaagacaaaatgtttagCATCAATCCATTCAACGGATTGATCAGTACGATGTCCGAGGGCCTCGACAGAGAG ACGCAGCCAAAGTACAAGCTGATCATGGAGGCTGCCGACATGGCAGGAGAGGGTCTCCGTACCACGTGTACCGCCATCGTCAGCATCACTGACAGCAATGATCACGCCCCACAATTCGCCTTCACGTCA TTGTCTGCTTCTACGCCTGAAAATGACGTTGGCCGTGAGGTGCTACGGCTAACGGTGACGGACGAGGACGAGTTAGGAACACCCAACGCCAACACCAAGTACGCAATCATCGGAGGCAACCACAGAGGCCACTTCAGCGTCGAAACAGGACCCTCGAAAATGGAGGGAATACTCACTACGGCCAAG GCTTTGGACTTTGAGCGTGAGCCTGTGCTCAAACTGCTACTGGTGGTAACAAACGAGGCTCCGTTCAGTGCGCCCGTGTCCACCTCCACGTGCACAGTCACGGTAACCATCTTAGACCAGAACGAGCCACCCATTTTCACGCCATCGCTCATCCACCGGATCTTCTCGGAGGGGCCGCCAGAGGGGAGTCCGGTGGCAGACCTCAGAGCTGAGGACCCAGATACCGCAAAATACCAACGTGTCAG ATACGCGCTCCACAATGATTCTGCCAGGTGGTTGGATATTGATAAGGATAAAGGCGCCGTCAGAGTCAGAGGCAACATGGACAGAGAGTCTCCGCATGTCCAAGACGACAAGTACACCGTGCTGGTTTTGGCCTATGACAATG AGACAGTGCCAGCTACCGGGACGGGGACTCTGCTCGTGAACTTGTTAGATGTGAACGACCACCGTCCGGTGATCAAACAGAGGAAAGTCAGGCTGTGTAACAGGGAGCCCGCCCCAGCCCTGCTAGACCTGGAGGACCGGGATGGAGCGGGTCATGCCGGACCCTTCACCGTGGAGCTTCAAGGGGAGCACGGCATCAACTGGACTGTTGGCATCAACTCCACAA GCCACGTGGCCAAGTTGTCTCCCAGACGGGTGTTGTCGCCCGGGGACTACCAGGTGGTGATGCGCGTCTACGATGCCGACATGCTCTCCCAGGACAGTTCTGTCCACGTGGAGGTTTGTCCGTGTCAAGGAGATGTCATCAACTGCTTTGTGCCACGAGAAGCTCCTCCAGAACCAAGTCGCCTCCCCTCCTTGGCCACGTCTGCTCTGGGAACAGTTCTCGGCCTTTTGC TCCTGCTGCTGTTACTGCTACTTTTGCTGAGAAGGAGGAGAGGCAGAAGCGACACAAAAGTTCACGTTGGGCAGCTTAAGAATGTGCCGAGGGACAACGTCTTCTACTATGACGACCAGGGAGGGGGCGAAGACGACCGGGTGCGGACACTTTATTGG gaaTACGACCTTGGACAGCTGCACACAGGACTGGACCATCACCTCGAGGTCTTCTGCGCGGACGTTCGTCCGAGTCTTCGCAGTCAAGCCGGCTTCCGCCTAAGCCGTCGACCCACTGACGACATCAACAAATTTATTGAAGAC aaGGTGCGCGCTGCAGTCACCGACCCCACGGCGCCCCCCTACGACTCCCTCCTGGTGTTCAACTACGAGGGGCTCGGCTCGGAGGCGGCTTCGCTCAGCTCCATCTGGTCCGAGGACTCGGGCGAGGAGGGGGACTTTGATGAGTGGGACCTGCAGGGACCGTGCTTTCGCAGCCCGGCTGACGTGCAGGACTGTGACGACTTGCAAACGCTGCCGGGAAAAACTGAGTGGGTCTGA